From Eptesicus fuscus isolate TK198812 chromosome 14, DD_ASM_mEF_20220401, whole genome shotgun sequence, one genomic window encodes:
- the CCT8L2 gene encoding T-complex protein 1 subunit theta-like 2, producing MDGGAPSVRELPQRLWPGQGGEEQHLLRSLAAAHALAKIIRPCYGPLGLQKLLVTAKGETVLTGYATAILGALELEHPAARLLRDAALSHAEHSGDGAAFVVLLAEALLAQAELLLLAGLPRAQLRQAYAAATAETLALLPSLAVRSLGPLEDPFWALHSVMNTHTLSHAESLTRLVAQACWETKELDGTFRPERLGVCALRGGQLDRSCLLPGLAVPGKPCGQVTAVVGGARVALFACPFGLVGPNAPATATLSSPAELVSFRKGAEQMTEKQVLQLAMGAVNVAVVWGHVDEKTLAQADQCGILVIQVEALRQLVCLSEVLGTPVMPYLLPPLPLGTCQRVYPQELGEGSAVVFEWEGRDTPALTLVLRAATKEGLRGAEQAVYHGIDAFSQLCRDPRLLPGAGATEMALAKILADRGAALEGPSGPALLAFAQALRSLPATLAENAGLAVSQVMADMTAAHQHGHFLMGVGVEGVVNVAQAEVWDALAAKAQALRAVVDVVLQLASVDEIVLAKTGAPPQRDPGPDPREAQERPAPAGDNQ from the coding sequence ATGGACGGCGGAGCCCCCTCGGTGCGGGAGCTGCCCCAGCGGCTGTGGCCGGGCCAGGGAGGCGAAGAGCAGCACCTTCTCCGGAGCCTGGCGGCCGCGCACGCCTTGGCCAAGATCATCCGGCCGTGCTACGGCCCCCTCGGCCTCCAGAAGCTCCTGGTGACCGCCAAAGGCGAGACGGTGCTCACGGGGTACGCCACGGCCATCCTGGGCGCCCTGGAGCTGGAGCACCCCGCCGCCCGGCTCCTGCGGGACGCGGCGCTCAGCCACGCGGAGCACAGCGGCGACGGCGCGGCCTTCGTGGTGCTGCTGGCCGAGGCCCTGCTGGCGCAGgccgagctgctgctgctggccggcctgccccgcGCCCAGCTCCGCCAGGCCTACGCCGCGGCCACCGCCGAGACGCTGGCGCTGCTGCCCTCGCTGGCCGTGCGCTCGCTGGGGCCCCTGGAGGACCCGTTCTGGGCGCTGCACTCGGTGATGAACACGCACACCCTGTCCCACGCCGAGTCCCTGACCCGGCTGGTGGCCCAGGCGTGCTGGGAGACCAAGGAGCTGGACGGCACCTTCCGCCCCGAGCGCCTGGGCGTGTGCGCGCTGCGGGGCGGGCAGCTGGACCGCTCGTGCCTGCTGCCCGGGCTGGCCGTGCCGGGCAAGCCCTGCGGGCAGGTGACGGCCGTGGTGGGCGGCGCCCGGGTGGCGCTCTTCGCCTGCCCCTTCGGCCTCGTCGGTCCCAACGCGCCCGCCACGGCCACCCTCTCTAGCCCCGCCGAGCTCGTCAGCTTCCGGAAGGGAGCCGAGCAGATGACGGAGAAGCAGGTGCTGCAGCTGGCCATGGGGGCCGTGAACGTGGCGGTGGTGTGGGGGCACGTGGACGAGAAGACGCTGGCGCAGGCGGACCAGTGCGGCATCTTGGTGATCCAGGTGGAGGCGCTGCGCCAGCTGGTGTGCCTGAGCGAGGTGCTGGGCACGCCCGTGATGCCCTACCTGCTGCCCCCGCTGCCGCTGGGGACGTGCCAGCGCGTGTACCcgcaggagctgggggagggctcGGCCGTGGTGTTCGAGTGGGAGGGCCGCGACACGCCCGCCCTCACGCTGGTGCTGCGGGCCGCCACGAAGGAGGGGCTCCGCGGGGCGGAGCAGGCCGTGTACCACGGCATCGACGCCTTCTCGCAGCTGTGCCGCGACCCCCGGCTGCTCCCGGGCGCCGGGGCCACCGAGATGGCTCTGGCGAAAATCCTCGCGGACCGGGGCGCCGCGCTGGAAGGGCCCAGCGGGCCCGCGCTCCTGGCGTTCGCCCAGGCCCTGCGGTCTCTCCCCGCCACCTTGGCGGAGAACGCGGGCCTCGCCGTCTCCCAGGTGATGGCCGACATGACGGCCGCGCACCAGCACGGGCACTTCCTCATGGGCGTGGGGGTCGAGGGCGTCGTCAACGTGGCGCAGGCGGAGGTGTGGGACGCGCTGGCGGCCAAGGCCCAGGCGCTGCGGGCCGTGGTGGACGTGGTGCTGCAGCTGGCCTCCGTGGACGAGATCGTGCTGGCCAAGACGGGTGCCCCGCCCCAGCGGGACCCGGGGCCCgaccccagggaggcccaggagcgCCCGGCCCCCGCGGGGGACAACCAGTAG